The nucleotide window ACAGGAGCTTATAGTGTTTACCGTCATAAACATGTAGTTCTCCTTAGGCTCAATTAGAGGAGAGTAGTCTGTTAAATTGCCCGCTGTGTATGGCTCATTACCCACTCCGCCTGTTGCACTTCCAGAGTAGTCGCTCCAGTAATTGCCTAAGTGATTTTGATAAATTTTGTCTTGGTATGAATAGGTTAATTCGACAGAAGAGTTCCAGAAATTCGTCAAGCCCGATTCAGAGTAAGCTTGCTCTTCGTTGTCTATGAAGTTGTTCAGAAGCAGAATGTTATTGTTCGAAAAACTTATGTAAACACCCTGACCATTGCTTACAAAGTCGTTCAGATATACCTGATTATTTTCAGAAGAGGAGTTTATGTAGACTCCTACTTCGTTATCTGAGATCGTAGAATTTGCAACTTTGTTGTAGTTTGAAAAGTCTATAAATACGCCTTTTGTATTGTTCCAAATTGTACTGTTTTCTATTGTGTTTCTATTTGCCCCGTAAAACTCAATGCCTGTATTGTAGCCCGAAATATTTACATTTATGATTTTTACATTTCTAAAACCATTAATGTATATCCCATAGCCGTCGTAGTTGTCATCGGTGATCGAGTAGCCATTTCCGTCAATTGTGACGTTGTTCGCTAAGACATTCAGGCAGTAATTTTGACCGCTCTGCAAACCACCAATACTTCGATTTAGCCTGTAATACGTCTCTTCAGTTATGTTTGTGCACTCTCCGATCTCCAAAAATATAGCAAAGGCTGGAGAGATACCCACAACTAAAAAGAGCATCACAGCTATTCCTATTAGAGATTTATTTCTCATATACACACCCCTTTTGTGTTTAATTCAGTAAAACCACCAAACACCACAGAACAGTGGCATCAAAGCAGTCTTACTTGATTTACAAAATCTGGATGGAAACTATTTAAACTTTTCTACATTTTTACAATCGATCAAATTTCGAGAATATTTGCGGAATTTAGAAAAATTCAATAATATTATAATAAGTGTCTCTTCTCGCAACTCTCCTGCCGACTGACTTAACAGCATTCACGATCTCCTCAAAGCTCGCTGGTCTGAAATCCTTTCCAGTAGCTCTTATTACGCTTTCCTCAAACATCGTCCCGCCGAAGTCGTTTGCTCCAAAAAACAAAGCAAGCTTTGCAACCTCAAAGCCTTGGCTTAGCCAAGAAGCCTGAATGTTCCTGAAGTTGTCAAGAACGATCCTTGAGATCGCAAGAATACGAAGATACCTCGAAGCTCCGACTTTGCCCAAATGCTCAAGCTCCGTTTTGCCGGGATGAAAAGTCCATGGAATAAAAGCTGTGAAACCATTAGTTTCGCTTTGAAGCTCCTTTATTTTAAGCAGATGCTCCAGAATGTCATCATCGCTCTCAAGATGCCCGAAAACCATCGTTGCTGTAGTTGGTATTCCAAGTTTATGAGCGCTTCGCATTACTTCAAGCCACTCCTCACTACTACACTTCTTTGGGCTGAGCTTTCTCCTGACACTGTCGACAAGAATCTCCGCTCCACCGCCTGGCAGAGAATCCAAACCCGCTTTTTTGAGCCTTTTAAGAACTTCTTCGTAGCTTAAACCTTCCAAGTTCGAAAGGAAAACGATCTCTGGTGGCGAAAGACTGTGAAGGTGGATCTGTGGAAAAGCTCGCTTAAGCTTAGAAAAAAGCTCTTCAAACCATCTAAGCCTTAAATCGGGATTTAAACCACCCTGAAGCATTATCTGCGTCGCTCCAAGCTCCACAACTCTTTTGACTTTGCTTATGATCTCCTCATGGCTTAAAGTGAACTCCTCGTTTGCCTTCTTTGCATAGAAGGCACAGAATTTGCACTTAGAAGAGCAAACGTTTGTG belongs to Archaeoglobaceae archaeon and includes:
- the mqnC gene encoding cyclic dehypoxanthinyl futalosine synthase, which translates into the protein MSLAVRKEDLWSYSVSFAMSTDYSELFSLSLPELGRIANKLTLEKCGDLVTFVADATVNYTNVCSSKCKFCAFYAKKANEEFTLSHEEIISKVKRVVELGATQIMLQGGLNPDLRLRWFEELFSKLKRAFPQIHLHSLSPPEIVFLSNLEGLSYEEVLKRLKKAGLDSLPGGGAEILVDSVRRKLSPKKCSSEEWLEVMRSAHKLGIPTTATMVFGHLESDDDILEHLLKIKELQSETNGFTAFIPWTFHPGKTELEHLGKVGASRYLRILAISRIVLDNFRNIQASWLSQGFEVAKLALFFGANDFGGTMFEESVIRATGKDFRPASFEEIVNAVKSVGRRVARRDTYYNIIEFF